One part of the Algibacter sp. L1A34 genome encodes these proteins:
- a CDS encoding sulfatase-like hydrolase/transferase, protein MSNRKNLIKIFALLLLVSLSSCKENEKKEVVKEETKKPNILFLFTDDQRGGTIGAMDKYNVQTPNMDQLVDNGTSFTNSYILGATTAAVCSPSRAMLMTGRHYFNIEPNVYAQFAFPKEEKGQSDKLTFPEYFKANGYKTFATGKQHNGEPWVERGFDYVKSAFLGGMTTHYGTKVKDYTPETGWSTPYKDTEKFSSEVFGDAAVGFLNDYKKEDPFLMYVAFTAPHDPRTPPQEFKDMYPNEDMALPENFMSQHPFEIADEKIRDEVLLPFPRTPEAIQKEISDYYGMITATDAQIGRVLKALKDSGKADNTIIVLAGDNGLALGQHGLLGKQNVYEHSVSVPLVFVGPNIPKNKKTAALAYLHDVFPTLCGLTGLEIPESVQTEDLTPVIEGDAKEVRTSMLYAYNSWPGEAFKPNINNHGGHRAVRKGEFKLIVSSKNDNYTYQLFNIKNDPWELINLIEDENYNNVKEDLILELEKLIKETGDLADLTKKEFGLFDHPEDYNFKK, encoded by the coding sequence ATGAGTAATAGAAAAAACCTAATAAAAATATTTGCTTTACTACTTTTAGTAAGTCTTTCATCTTGTAAAGAGAATGAAAAAAAAGAAGTTGTTAAAGAAGAGACTAAAAAGCCAAACATACTTTTCTTATTTACAGATGATCAAAGAGGAGGTACAATAGGTGCAATGGATAAGTACAATGTTCAAACACCTAATATGGATCAATTGGTTGATAATGGAACATCATTTACAAATTCATACATTTTAGGAGCAACAACTGCTGCTGTTTGTTCTCCAAGTAGAGCTATGTTAATGACAGGTCGTCATTATTTTAATATTGAACCCAATGTTTATGCACAATTTGCTTTTCCGAAGGAAGAAAAAGGACAAAGCGATAAACTAACTTTTCCAGAATATTTTAAAGCCAATGGATATAAAACGTTTGCAACAGGAAAACAGCATAATGGTGAGCCTTGGGTAGAACGCGGATTCGACTATGTAAAGTCCGCCTTTTTAGGAGGAATGACAACACATTACGGAACTAAAGTGAAAGATTATACTCCAGAAACAGGATGGTCTACTCCTTATAAAGACACAGAAAAATTTAGTAGTGAAGTTTTTGGTGATGCTGCCGTAGGTTTTTTAAATGATTATAAAAAAGAAGATCCATTTTTAATGTATGTTGCTTTTACAGCACCCCATGATCCACGTACACCGCCACAAGAATTTAAGGATATGTATCCAAATGAAGACATGGCGTTGCCAGAAAACTTTATGTCTCAACATCCTTTTGAAATTGCTGATGAAAAAATTAGAGATGAAGTGTTATTGCCTTTTCCAAGAACTCCCGAAGCCATTCAAAAAGAAATTTCAGATTATTATGGAATGATAACGGCTACCGATGCTCAAATTGGACGTGTTTTAAAAGCTTTAAAAGACTCAGGTAAAGCAGATAATACAATCATTGTATTGGCTGGAGACAATGGGCTTGCTTTAGGGCAACATGGTTTATTAGGAAAGCAAAATGTATATGAGCATAGTGTTAGTGTACCATTAGTATTTGTTGGGCCAAATATTCCTAAAAACAAAAAAACAGCTGCATTGGCTTACTTACATGATGTTTTTCCAACATTATGTGGTTTAACAGGTTTAGAAATTCCTGAATCTGTGCAAACAGAAGATTTAACGCCTGTTATAGAAGGTGATGCTAAAGAAGTTAGAACGAGTATGCTTTATGCTTATAACTCTTGGCCAGGTGAAGCTTTTAAACCAAATATAAATAATCATGGTGGGCACAGAGCGGTCCGTAAAGGGGAATTTAAATTAATAGTAAGTTCAAAAAATGACAACTACACTTATCAATTATTTAATATTAAAAATGACCCTTGGGAATTAATTAATCTAATTGAAGATGAAAACTATAATAATGTAAAAGAAGATTTAATATTAGAGTTAGAAAAATTAATAAAAGAAACAGGTGATCTTGCTGATTTAACTAAAAAAGAATTTGGACTTTTTGATCATCCAGAAGATTATAATTTTAAAAAATAA
- a CDS encoding sulfatase, whose amino-acid sequence MAKQILKSNKFSNSYLVILSVFMLCFSCKKEVKSKVETSQKPNIVFIMSDDHAYQAISAYGHGLNNTPNIDRIAKEGAIFNKGFVNNSICAPSRAAILTGKHSFKNGKVDNIRPFNWDQDNFAKALQKNGYETALVGKIHLDGLPQGFDYSNVLPGQGQYYSPDFIENGVKKTYPGYITHVTTDIALDWLDTKREKDKPFLLMYHQKAPHRTWMPEEKYLTLMDSITFDPPANFFDDYEDRPAAAGQEMSIYKDMDLVYDLKMLDKEGELKTKYRSMFQKRYDRMTNEQKVAWDAYYDPIIADFKSKNLEGKDLAVWKYNRYMHDYLRTIQSVDDGVGQVLDYLKENGLEENTIVVYTSDQGFYLGEHGWFDKRFMYEESFRTPILMKYPKEIKAGTVIDELVQNIDFAPTFLDYAGVDIDKSIQGESLRQLVNGEASEWRDAIYYTFYEYPAEHKVKRHYGVRTDRYKLIHFYYDIDKWELYDLEKDPTEMHNVYEDTEYASVKEDMHKQLEKMRTKYGDSDALNEENLQRYLSAKNIH is encoded by the coding sequence AACTTCTCAAAAACCAAATATTGTTTTTATAATGAGTGATGACCATGCCTACCAAGCTATTAGCGCTTACGGTCATGGATTAAATAACACGCCGAATATTGATAGAATTGCTAAAGAAGGTGCTATTTTTAATAAAGGTTTTGTAAATAATTCAATTTGCGCACCAAGTAGAGCAGCAATCCTTACGGGTAAACATAGTTTTAAAAATGGTAAGGTGGATAATATTCGCCCTTTTAATTGGGATCAAGATAACTTCGCTAAAGCATTGCAAAAAAACGGATATGAAACAGCCTTAGTAGGCAAAATTCATTTAGATGGTTTACCACAAGGCTTCGATTATTCCAATGTACTTCCTGGTCAAGGGCAATACTACTCGCCAGATTTTATCGAGAATGGTGTTAAGAAAACATATCCAGGTTACATTACCCATGTAACTACAGATATCGCTTTAGATTGGTTAGATACTAAGCGCGAAAAAGACAAGCCATTTTTGTTAATGTATCATCAAAAAGCACCGCATAGAACATGGATGCCAGAAGAAAAGTACTTGACTTTAATGGATAGTATAACATTCGATCCGCCTGCAAATTTCTTTGATGATTATGAAGACAGACCTGCAGCAGCTGGACAAGAAATGAGTATCTATAAAGACATGGATTTGGTTTACGATTTAAAAATGCTTGATAAGGAAGGCGAGCTTAAAACGAAATATAGAAGTATGTTTCAAAAGAGGTACGATAGAATGACCAATGAGCAAAAAGTCGCTTGGGATGCTTATTACGACCCTATTATTGCTGATTTTAAATCTAAAAACCTTGAAGGGAAAGATTTAGCTGTTTGGAAATATAACCGATACATGCACGATTACCTAAGAACAATACAATCTGTGGATGACGGTGTTGGTCAAGTTTTGGATTATTTAAAAGAGAACGGTTTAGAAGAAAATACAATTGTTGTTTACACATCAGATCAAGGATTTTATCTAGGAGAACACGGTTGGTTCGATAAACGCTTTATGTATGAAGAGTCTTTTAGAACACCTATTTTAATGAAATACCCGAAAGAAATAAAAGCGGGAACAGTAATTGATGAGTTAGTACAAAATATTGATTTTGCTCCAACATTTTTAGATTACGCAGGTGTAGATATTGATAAAAGCATACAAGGAGAATCGTTGAGACAATTAGTAAATGGTGAAGCTAGTGAATGGCGAGATGCTATTTATTACACATTCTATGAGTATCCTGCGGAACACAAAGTAAAGCGTCATTATGGAGTAAGAACAGATCGTTATAAGTTGATTCATTTTTATTATGATATTGATAAATGGGAACTGTATGATTTAGAAAAAGACCCAACAGAAATGCATAATGTTTATGAAGACACTGAATATGCTTCTGTAAAGGAAGATATGCACAAGCAACTTGAGAAAATGAGAACAAAGTATGGTGATAGCGATGCTTTGAATGAAGAAAATTTACAACGCTATTTAAGCGCTAAAAATATACACTAA
- a CDS encoding alpha-L-fucosidase, producing the protein MKDRYITLLLFLLMITPTIAQQDVNYIEEPETNFKKRMQWFNDAKYGMFIHFGLYSQLGGIYKGNEEGRYAEWIQSNQDIPTDEYAKLINTWDPKDFNAKKIVKLAKKAGMKYLVITTKHHEGFCLWDSEYTDFDIASSPMKGRDFIKELSDACKKEGLHFGTYYSIIDWHHPSQVVTINEKTKKHNWGQISMKEGRKAEYVNYMKNQIKELIEKYDSEIIWFDADWVDWWTLEDGKDLYQYIRELKPSIIINNRVAKRKIFKKDFGTPEQFHLEDKVDYYWEACYTLNDSWGYKIKDTDWKTPEIVYTKLKDINGKGGNLLLNIGPNINGEVPQKSVKILKQVGEILKKEAK; encoded by the coding sequence ATGAAAGATAGATATATAACTCTATTACTGTTCTTATTAATGATTACTCCAACAATTGCTCAGCAAGATGTAAATTACATAGAAGAACCAGAGACTAACTTTAAAAAAAGAATGCAATGGTTTAATGATGCAAAATATGGGATGTTTATTCATTTTGGGCTTTACAGTCAATTAGGAGGGATATACAAAGGCAATGAAGAAGGGCGATATGCTGAATGGATACAAAGTAATCAGGATATTCCTACAGATGAATACGCTAAATTAATAAACACATGGGATCCCAAAGATTTCAACGCGAAAAAAATAGTGAAATTAGCGAAAAAAGCAGGCATGAAATATTTGGTAATAACAACCAAACATCACGAAGGTTTTTGTTTATGGGATTCTGAATACACCGATTTTGACATCGCATCATCTCCAATGAAAGGGCGTGATTTTATAAAAGAATTATCTGATGCCTGTAAAAAAGAAGGTCTTCATTTCGGAACATATTATAGCATTATCGATTGGCATCACCCAAGTCAGGTTGTAACAATTAACGAAAAAACTAAAAAGCATAATTGGGGACAAATTAGCATGAAAGAAGGCAGAAAAGCCGAATATGTTAATTACATGAAAAACCAAATTAAAGAGCTTATCGAAAAGTACGACAGTGAAATTATTTGGTTCGATGCGGATTGGGTAGACTGGTGGACTCTAGAAGATGGTAAAGATTTGTACCAATACATTAGAGAATTAAAACCTAGTATTATCATAAATAACAGAGTTGCTAAAAGAAAAATATTTAAAAAAGATTTTGGAACACCAGAGCAGTTTCATTTAGAAGATAAAGTGGATTATTATTGGGAAGCTTGTTATACTTTAAATGATTCTTGGGGATATAAAATTAAAGATACCGATTGGAAAACTCCAGAAATAGTATATACAAAATTAAAAGATATTAATGGCAAAGGAGGCAATTTGTTACTAAATATTGGTCCTAATATTAATGGAGAGGTACCGCAAAAGTCTGTAAAGATTTTAAAGCAGGTAGGTGAAATATTAAAAAAGGAAGCGAAGTAA
- a CDS encoding DUF5703 domain-containing protein, with protein MKFKITSILICLCLVSIKLYSQNISVDEYNVSWTEKSKIASDAMPLGNGTTGALVSVLENGHIWISVRHIDAWSEAHRLLKLGDVEVEVSPNPFENNFKQELVLSEGVIYLEGNDGFKSKIWIDKNSEIIHIENNADSKFKLDVKLHDWRDESKVINETNLKGIPDGVTESADVIVADNKKAITWYHRNSNTKAFDWTIKALEITRPENLDDVLENRTFGAMVVGDKMTNTSSTTMSSKERKCNHLKIYTLNKRTETADKWLAEIKESSSKKENLKANWQAHTTWWNTFWKSSYIHLSGFKEAKQTSAGYAYTMYLNAMAGEGEFPIIWNGSMFAPDLNEVLQRNHTGIKHFKDKDHRSWGNLMLHQNVRLPFYSMNAAGQFKYANSFINLYMRGFDLMKEHSNKVFGHEGTVIRESTTLWGVVAPGVYGIDRTGLEPGQQQSQWHRTHWNAGLEVAWYLSERFDYTQDETFAKEEFIPFASEIVKFFDLHWPHKDGKLYFPDVHVLESFRDADNPMPFIAGLRSVLNSLLKLPEDLTTQNDRTYWKALLSRVPDIPTRVRNGTKILANAEVIKSKKANVEVAELYSVFPYHLYGVGLPDLKMAQDTYKNRTTLVNDVGGENPKWAPGYIRGGWHPEAIMAAMVGLTDSVQKEVVWALHRPVPEQRYPGFFMSTHDGTPDVQHSSVAATALQRMILQNVENKIVLLPAFPSNWNCEFKLYAKQNTIVEGKVVNGEIKELKITPSDRKKDVFIGQELRTPEPNIWD; from the coding sequence ATGAAATTTAAAATCACATCTATATTAATCTGTCTATGTTTGGTATCAATCAAATTATATAGTCAAAATATATCTGTAGATGAATACAATGTTTCTTGGACAGAGAAAAGTAAAATAGCTTCAGATGCTATGCCTCTGGGTAATGGAACAACCGGCGCTTTAGTTTCTGTTTTAGAAAACGGACATATTTGGATTTCTGTTAGACATATTGATGCTTGGTCTGAAGCGCACCGACTTTTAAAATTAGGAGATGTAGAAGTTGAAGTGTCTCCAAACCCTTTTGAAAACAACTTTAAACAAGAACTTGTTTTAAGCGAAGGTGTTATCTATTTAGAAGGCAATGATGGTTTTAAATCTAAAATTTGGATTGATAAAAATAGTGAAATCATTCATATTGAAAACAATGCAGATTCGAAGTTTAAATTAGATGTGAAACTACATGATTGGAGGGATGAATCCAAGGTTATAAATGAAACCAACCTTAAAGGTATTCCTGATGGTGTTACAGAATCTGCTGATGTTATTGTTGCAGATAATAAAAAAGCCATTACTTGGTATCATAGAAATAGTAATACAAAAGCTTTCGATTGGACTATAAAAGCATTAGAAATTACGAGGCCAGAAAATCTAGATGATGTTTTAGAGAATCGAACTTTTGGTGCTATGGTAGTTGGTGATAAAATGACGAACACTTCTAGTACGACAATGTCGTCAAAAGAAAGAAAGTGTAATCATTTAAAAATTTACACGCTTAACAAACGTACTGAAACTGCTGATAAATGGTTAGCTGAAATAAAAGAATCTTCTTCTAAAAAGGAAAACTTAAAAGCCAATTGGCAAGCCCACACCACTTGGTGGAACACATTTTGGAAAAGTAGTTATATTCATTTAAGCGGTTTTAAAGAAGCAAAACAAACGAGTGCAGGTTACGCTTACACCATGTATTTAAATGCTATGGCCGGAGAAGGTGAATTCCCTATAATTTGGAATGGCTCTATGTTTGCTCCCGATTTAAATGAAGTTTTACAAAGAAACCATACAGGCATAAAACATTTTAAAGATAAAGACCATCGTTCTTGGGGTAACTTGATGTTGCATCAAAATGTGCGCTTACCCTTTTACTCCATGAACGCCGCTGGGCAATTTAAATATGCCAATTCTTTTATCAACCTATACATGAGAGGTTTTGATTTAATGAAAGAACATTCAAATAAAGTTTTTGGCCATGAAGGTACGGTAATTAGAGAATCAACAACACTTTGGGGGGTTGTTGCACCAGGTGTATATGGTATAGATAGAACAGGTTTAGAACCAGGACAACAACAATCTCAATGGCATAGAACGCACTGGAATGCTGGTTTGGAAGTAGCTTGGTATTTATCAGAACGTTTTGATTATACACAAGATGAAACTTTTGCAAAAGAAGAGTTTATCCCTTTTGCTTCAGAAATTGTAAAGTTTTTCGATTTGCATTGGCCACATAAAGACGGGAAATTATACTTCCCAGATGTTCATGTTTTAGAATCATTTCGTGATGCAGATAACCCAATGCCTTTTATTGCAGGCCTAAGATCTGTACTTAACAGTTTACTTAAATTACCTGAAGATTTAACGACACAAAATGATAGAACCTATTGGAAAGCATTATTATCTCGTGTTCCAGATATTCCAACAAGAGTTAGAAACGGAACTAAAATTTTAGCTAATGCTGAAGTTATAAAATCTAAAAAAGCAAATGTAGAAGTTGCAGAATTGTATTCGGTTTTTCCATATCACTTATATGGTGTTGGTTTGCCCGATTTAAAAATGGCGCAAGACACTTATAAAAATAGAACGACTTTAGTAAATGATGTTGGCGGAGAAAATCCAAAATGGGCACCAGGTTACATTCGTGGTGGCTGGCATCCAGAAGCTATTATGGCTGCAATGGTTGGCTTAACAGATTCTGTTCAAAAAGAAGTCGTTTGGGCACTACATCGCCCTGTTCCAGAGCAACGTTATCCAGGTTTTTTCATGTCTACTCACGACGGAACGCCAGATGTACAACATTCATCAGTAGCAGCAACAGCGTTGCAACGCATGATTTTACAAAATGTAGAAAATAAAATTGTCCTTTTACCAGCCTTTCCTTCAAACTGGAACTGTGAATTTAAATTGTATGCAAAACAAAACACCATAGTTGAAGGTAAAGTAGTAAATGGAGAAATTAAAGAACTTAAAATAACACCTTCCGATAGAAAAAAAGATGTTTTTATTGGTCAGGAATTAAGAACTCCAGAACCTAACATTTGGGATTAA